A single window of Thalassomonas viridans DNA harbors:
- the apt gene encoding adenine phosphoribosyltransferase — protein MTEQQLSLLENAVHTIPDYPCEGVMFRDVTGILDDAEAFALAIKLMADEFKDKGFTKVVGTEARGFLFGAPLALALGVGFVPVRKPGKLPRETIAEHYQLEYGQDTLEIHQDALTADDNVLIIDDLLATGGTIDATTKLIRRLGAKVSAAGFVISLPDLGGEARLKDLDLSVLSLLQYEGE, from the coding sequence ATGACTGAACAACAATTATCACTCCTCGAAAACGCCGTCCACACTATTCCTGATTATCCTTGTGAAGGCGTCATGTTTCGTGATGTTACCGGTATTTTAGATGATGCCGAAGCATTTGCATTAGCGATCAAGCTGATGGCAGATGAATTCAAAGACAAAGGTTTTACTAAAGTCGTTGGCACCGAAGCCAGGGGCTTTCTTTTTGGCGCCCCTCTGGCGCTGGCGCTGGGGGTAGGTTTTGTTCCGGTACGTAAGCCGGGCAAACTGCCGCGTGAAACCATCGCCGAGCATTACCAGCTGGAATATGGCCAGGATACCCTGGAAATACACCAGGATGCGTTAACTGCCGATGATAATGTGCTTATCATCGACGACTTACTTGCCACCGGCGGTACCATAGACGCCACCACTAAGCTTATCCGCCGTCTGGGCGCTAAAGTGTCGGCAGCCGGTTTTGTTATTTCCCTGCCTGATTTGGGGGGGGAGGCCAGATTAAAGGATCTGGATTTATCTGTTCTGTCTTTACTTCAGTACGAAGGTGAATAA
- a CDS encoding response regulator yields MKILIVDDKQNVLSSLTAILENAGHTVVTASNGLDGFEKAQSQQFDLFVIDHLMPVMNGLVLVKNLRQHPEMQDAPILFMSTQGVESLQALPEYPMFTFSIAKPVDEQELFFVINQVSMQNTQSQSL; encoded by the coding sequence ATGAAAATATTAATTGTCGATGACAAACAAAATGTCTTAAGCAGCCTGACTGCTATACTGGAAAACGCCGGCCATACGGTGGTTACTGCCAGCAACGGTTTAGACGGCTTTGAAAAAGCCCAGAGCCAGCAATTCGATTTGTTTGTTATCGACCATCTGATGCCGGTCATGAATGGCCTGGTGTTGGTAAAAAACCTAAGACAGCATCCTGAGATGCAAGACGCACCGATTTTGTTTATGAGTACTCAGGGAGTGGAAAGTCTGCAAGCCTTGCCCGAATATCCCATGTTTACTTTTTCAATTGCCAAGCCGGTTGATGAACAAGAGTTGTTTTTTGTCATTAATCAAGTTTCAATGCAAAATACTCAAAGTCAGTCACTATAA
- the dnaX gene encoding DNA polymerase III subunit gamma/tau, protein MSYQVLARKWRPKLFQELMGQEHVVTVLMNALSQQRLHHAYLFTGTRGVGKTTIARIFAKSLNCEQGVSAEPCGQCDVCVDIDQGRFIDLLEIDAASRTKVDDTREILDNVQYAPTRGRYKVYLIDEVHMLSRSSFNALLKTLEEPPQHVKFILATTDPQKLPVTVLSRCLQFHLKALTVGQIEEKLTQILEQEEVPHEPGTLTLLAKAARGSMRDSLSLTDQAIAKGQGSITLAHLQQMLGGIDQNWVYKILMALLKQDSRGLMALSLEIASYTPNYSRLLAELIQLFHQIAMLQVVKQHFDLAPEHQVLLEKFSKFMSPEDVQLYYQIALNGRKDLPYAFDEQAAFDMVLLRLLAFKPVTAADVDSDREMARAEASTVPDFSGHALPQTQVASSTAATSEKQTPSIPEPAQESLGPEVSLEPEVSSLEPEINSLEPDLNSPDQEMDVSVQQTSSNSGPSEASLAAELESIEMSARSLGQMPSASAAAQETPAPEPESMAQIGADMAEQDNLGPDDLNAQQSQMAEAPLSPNQGFAPQNAPEPPPQALAEDAFQAQAPQMQNAQEQEAQPQSPAAQNDAPASTAVAQTPVDAVLATRNMLRSRKKAQESKGKKPDDAALRQPATNESPAETEAVADGGNAAPDIPPLETLPQAPYTPNVIDPANVRKANQVDKWANMIDTMALNGRLRQLAIHATISEASSDELLVLKLDQSTKHLKTDAAHQQLEHALSQYLQRKISVEIEVVEQTVADPYQIQADINDKRYDYAKALLLADDIVMTLQNDFQATLDEQTIAAL, encoded by the coding sequence ATGAGTTATCAGGTTTTAGCAAGAAAATGGCGACCTAAGTTATTTCAGGAGTTGATGGGGCAAGAGCACGTAGTGACAGTGCTGATGAATGCCTTGTCTCAGCAGCGTTTGCACCATGCTTACCTGTTTACCGGCACCCGGGGGGTCGGCAAAACAACCATAGCGCGGATTTTTGCTAAAAGCCTTAACTGTGAGCAGGGGGTCAGTGCCGAGCCCTGCGGGCAATGTGATGTTTGCGTTGATATCGACCAGGGACGTTTTATCGACCTGCTTGAAATCGATGCGGCATCACGGACTAAAGTCGATGATACCCGGGAAATTCTCGATAATGTCCAATATGCACCCACCCGGGGCCGATATAAGGTTTACCTGATCGATGAGGTGCATATGCTCTCGCGCAGCAGTTTTAATGCCCTGCTGAAAACCCTGGAAGAGCCGCCCCAGCACGTGAAATTTATTCTGGCGACCACAGATCCGCAAAAATTGCCGGTAACTGTGTTGTCCCGGTGCCTGCAATTTCATCTAAAAGCATTAACCGTCGGCCAGATTGAAGAAAAGTTAACGCAAATCCTGGAGCAGGAAGAGGTTCCGCACGAACCCGGTACCTTAACCCTGCTGGCAAAAGCTGCCCGCGGCAGTATGCGCGACTCCCTGAGCTTGACCGATCAGGCGATTGCCAAAGGGCAGGGCAGCATTACCTTAGCCCATTTGCAGCAAATGCTGGGTGGCATAGACCAAAACTGGGTTTATAAAATTCTTATGGCCCTGCTTAAGCAGGATTCCCGGGGGCTGATGGCCCTGTCGTTAGAAATCGCTTCTTATACCCCAAATTACAGCCGTTTGCTGGCAGAATTGATCCAGTTGTTCCACCAGATTGCCATGTTACAGGTGGTTAAACAGCATTTTGATCTTGCCCCTGAGCATCAGGTTCTGTTGGAGAAATTCAGCAAATTTATGTCTCCCGAAGACGTGCAGTTATATTATCAAATCGCCTTGAACGGCCGTAAAGACCTGCCCTATGCCTTTGACGAGCAGGCGGCTTTTGATATGGTGCTATTGCGTTTGCTTGCCTTTAAACCGGTAACCGCAGCTGATGTCGATAGTGACAGGGAAATGGCGAGAGCTGAGGCTTCTACTGTTCCTGATTTTAGCGGGCATGCGCTGCCTCAGACCCAGGTGGCCAGCAGCACAGCAGCAACGTCGGAAAAGCAAACTCCCAGTATTCCCGAGCCCGCACAAGAAAGCCTTGGGCCCGAGGTCAGTCTTGAACCGGAAGTAAGCAGCCTTGAGCCTGAGATCAACAGCCTTGAACCGGATTTAAATAGTCCTGATCAGGAAATGGATGTTTCTGTACAGCAAACCTCTTCAAACAGCGGCCCGAGCGAAGCGAGCCTGGCAGCCGAGCTGGAGAGTATCGAAATGTCTGCCCGCTCACTCGGTCAAATGCCCTCAGCAAGTGCAGCAGCACAAGAAACACCTGCTCCAGAGCCTGAGTCCATGGCACAAATCGGCGCAGATATGGCGGAACAGGACAACTTGGGCCCGGATGATTTAAATGCACAGCAGAGCCAGATGGCGGAAGCACCCCTTTCCCCAAACCAGGGTTTTGCACCGCAAAATGCCCCTGAGCCGCCACCGCAAGCATTAGCAGAGGATGCTTTTCAAGCGCAAGCTCCCCAAATGCAAAATGCCCAGGAACAAGAGGCACAGCCACAAAGCCCGGCAGCACAAAATGATGCCCCAGCATCGACGGCGGTTGCCCAAACACCCGTAGATGCGGTGCTGGCCACCCGGAATATGTTGCGCAGTCGTAAAAAAGCACAGGAGAGCAAGGGAAAAAAGCCTGATGACGCAGCTTTGCGTCAACCGGCAACAAATGAATCCCCTGCAGAAACCGAAGCCGTTGCTGATGGCGGCAATGCCGCGCCGGATATTCCTCCCCTGGAAACTTTGCCCCAGGCTCCTTATACGCCGAACGTGATTGATCCTGCCAATGTCCGCAAGGCTAATCAGGTGGATAAATGGGCAAATATGATAGATACCATGGCGCTAAACGGACGTTTACGCCAATTGGCGATTCATGCAACCATAAGTGAAGCTTCTTCCGATGAACTGCTGGTGCTTAAGCTGGATCAATCCACCAAGCATTTAAAAACTGATGCCGCCCATCAGCAGCTGGAACATGCCTTAAGCCAATATCTGCAGCGTAAAATCAGCGTTGAAATTGAAG